The Nitrospirota bacterium genome has a segment encoding these proteins:
- a CDS encoding Smr/MutS family protein yields MSSKDFASRPFEKLKKKIAIAEAAAAPAPVRAKRKEDYSDEELFSAEMDGVREIEAFRTLACGHRTRTHAPRQQRDEVWDAMACLEAIVKGEHPLDLAQTQEYVAWAHGDFRPDIVASLHQGRFAVQDCIDLHGCTVAQAEEELDEFLRTAFRKSLHCVKVIHGRGLRSTKGARLKEAVVKRMSGRYRKDLIAYVTAPQYDGGLGAVYVLLLAQELRRSR; encoded by the coding sequence ATGAGCAGCAAGGATTTTGCCAGCCGTCCCTTCGAGAAGCTCAAAAAGAAGATCGCGATTGCCGAGGCGGCAGCCGCGCCCGCCCCCGTCCGCGCGAAGAGGAAGGAAGACTATTCCGACGAGGAATTGTTCAGCGCCGAGATGGACGGCGTGCGCGAGATCGAGGCCTTCCGCACCCTTGCCTGCGGACACCGCACCCGCACGCATGCGCCCCGCCAGCAGCGCGACGAGGTGTGGGACGCGATGGCCTGCCTCGAAGCGATCGTGAAGGGCGAGCATCCCCTGGATCTGGCCCAGACGCAGGAGTATGTTGCCTGGGCCCACGGGGACTTCCGGCCCGACATCGTCGCGAGCCTGCACCAGGGCAGGTTCGCGGTCCAGGACTGCATTGACCTGCACGGATGCACGGTGGCCCAGGCTGAGGAGGAACTGGACGAGTTCCTGCGAACGGCATTCCGGAAAAGCTTGCACTGCGTCAAGGTCATCCACGGCCGCGGTTTACGCTCTACCAAAGGCGCGCGTCTCAAGGAGGCTGTCGTGAAGCGGATGTCAGGCCGGTATCGCAAGGACCTGATCGCCTACGTGACCGCGCCGCAGTACGACGGCGGGCTCGGCGCGGTCTACGTGCTGCTTCTGGCGCAGGAGCTCCGGAGGAGCAGGTGA
- a CDS encoding A/G-specific adenine glycosylase: MKRAAESRSRAGQKRLSPSQVRSFQRKVLDHFARQGRKLPWRSRINPYRILVSEIMLQQTQVDRVIEKYAEFLSAFPDFGALARATTAEVLGVWSGMGYNRRALALRSLAEKVMTVHNGKLPQDPENLLSLPGIGKYTAGAIMAFAFNKPVVFMDTNIRRVYIHEFFQDRHGIHDDELLPLVEQTLDRDDPRRWYNALMDYGSVLKREQINPNRRSVHYTRQSPFENSNRQVRGAILKSLVKESPLSVAGLVKRTGMDTERIESNLVRLCEEGFIRKEGRNYVI, encoded by the coding sequence GTGAAGAGAGCGGCCGAATCGCGATCACGGGCCGGGCAAAAGCGTCTCTCGCCTTCGCAAGTCCGCTCCTTCCAGAGAAAGGTGCTCGATCACTTTGCGAGACAGGGCCGCAAGCTCCCGTGGCGGAGTCGCATCAACCCCTACCGCATCCTGGTCTCCGAGATTATGCTCCAGCAGACCCAGGTCGACCGGGTCATCGAGAAGTACGCGGAATTCCTATCGGCCTTCCCCGATTTTGGAGCGCTTGCCCGGGCAACGACGGCAGAAGTGCTCGGCGTCTGGTCGGGCATGGGGTACAACCGGAGGGCGCTGGCGCTCAGGTCGCTCGCCGAAAAGGTCATGACCGTACACAACGGGAAGCTGCCGCAAGATCCCGAAAACCTTCTCAGCCTGCCGGGCATCGGAAAGTACACGGCAGGCGCGATCATGGCTTTTGCCTTCAACAAGCCTGTGGTGTTCATGGATACCAATATTCGGCGCGTCTATATCCACGAGTTTTTCCAGGACCGCCACGGCATCCACGATGATGAACTGCTTCCTCTCGTGGAACAGACCCTGGACCGGGACGACCCCCGGCGCTGGTACAACGCACTTATGGACTACGGGTCCGTGCTCAAACGGGAACAGATCAACCCGAACCGCAGGAGCGTGCATTACACGCGGCAGAGCCCTTTCGAGAACTCGAACAGGCAGGTGCGCGGCGCAATCCTGAAGTCACTGGTAAAGGAGTCACCGCTCTCGGTCGCGGGGCTTGTGAAGAGGACCGGTATGGACACGGAGCGAATAGAGAGCAACCTTGTCCGACTGTGTGAAGAGGGATTTATAAGAAAGGAAGGAAGAAACTACGTAATCTAG
- a CDS encoding tetratricopeptide repeat protein — protein MKRLFFTTALLTINLALISSVNAEINYCEDLFKNGKYDQTVEACTTELRNTDSKDTQAHAYYYRGRAYEQKGDSEKAFADLTKALELNSKLYPANISLGMIYYHRGSFDKAIAEYNKALELQPERLFLCALYTNRGNAFASQGHIDEAIADFSKCIESSTKNDSLARAYAMRGTAYLSKKEYDRSILDCSKAIELDSKFTAAYNQRGLAFHSKGKYDQAVADFSKAIDLEPKGMYVYASYANRGNSLKAQGKYELAIFDYKRAIELKEKIPNTHYNMACAYALANKTHEACLSLQKAIANGYSNWGKIKTDSELGNLHDSPCYKSILHGE, from the coding sequence GTTTTTTACAACGGCTTTATTAACCATCAATCTTGCACTTATATCGTCTGTAAACGCTGAAATCAACTATTGCGAAGATTTATTTAAGAACGGTAAATATGATCAGACAGTCGAAGCATGCACCACTGAACTTCGCAATACCGATTCGAAAGACACTCAGGCGCACGCATATTATTATCGCGGTCGTGCTTACGAGCAAAAAGGTGACTCCGAAAAAGCATTTGCAGATTTAACAAAAGCGCTCGAATTGAATAGTAAACTTTATCCGGCAAATATAAGCCTCGGGATGATCTACTATCACCGCGGGTCCTTTGACAAAGCCATAGCTGAATATAATAAAGCTCTTGAGCTTCAGCCTGAACGCCTGTTCCTCTGTGCTCTCTATACAAACAGAGGCAATGCGTTTGCATCGCAAGGGCACATAGATGAAGCGATTGCTGATTTCTCCAAGTGTATAGAATCGAGCACCAAGAATGATTCTCTAGCTAGGGCCTATGCCATGCGAGGCACAGCCTATCTATCGAAAAAAGAATATGACCGATCTATTTTGGATTGTAGCAAGGCTATTGAGCTGGATTCAAAGTTTACTGCAGCTTACAATCAACGAGGTCTCGCCTTCCATTCCAAAGGTAAATATGACCAAGCAGTGGCGGATTTCAGCAAGGCGATTGACCTGGAACCAAAGGGAATGTATGTGTACGCATCATACGCAAACCGTGGTAATTCTTTAAAGGCGCAAGGTAAATATGAGCTAGCCATATTCGACTACAAAAGGGCCATTGAGCTAAAGGAGAAGATTCCTAACACGCATTACAATATGGCTTGCGCCTATGCACTTGCCAATAAAACACACGAAGCTTGCCTCTCGCTTCAAAAAGCTATAGCTAACGGATATTCAAACTGGGGCAAGATTAAAACCGATTCAGAGCTTGGCAATCTTCACGATAGCCCGTGCTATAAAAGCATTTTGCACGGCGAATGA